One stretch of Miscanthus floridulus cultivar M001 chromosome 18, ASM1932011v1, whole genome shotgun sequence DNA includes these proteins:
- the LOC136523983 gene encoding uncharacterized protein, whose product MVAELKNDIEALEEGRRRSSGPRRYVARPREEANQRLMDDYFTENPIYNSTIFRRRFRMRRLLFLRIVHALGEWSPFFTLRVDAANHPGLSPIQKCTAAIRQLANGSPADQLDEYIKIGESTAVQCLKLFVEGVIAKFGGGEYLRRPTVQDVERLMEIGERRGFPGMLGSVDCMHWHWEKCPYAWKGMYTHGDHGVPTIILEAVASHDRWIWHAFFGVAGSNNDINVLNQSHLFVEQLRGEAPQVQYSINGRQHNIGYYLADGIYPEWPVFVKSIRKPQSDKHKLFAEKQEGARKDVECAFGILQSRFCILHRLARLYDQGDLENIMLAYIILHTMIIEDEKDIEQVPIDLNEEASTYTVQEATISHGENPMMEDVLNRNTTLHDRQAYRQLQSDLIDHIWQKFGNTYSQNN is encoded by the coding sequence ATGGTTGCAGAATTGAAGAATGATATTGAAGCACTAGAAGAAGGGAGGAGACGCAGTAGTGGTCCAAGGAGGTATGTGGCAAGGCCTCGAGAAGAAGCCAATCAGCGGCTTATGGATGACTATTTCACGGAGAATCCTATCTATAATTCTACTATCTTTCGTAGAAGGTTTAGGATGAGAAGGCTCTTGTTTCTGCGCATTGTCCATGCCCTAGGTGAGTGGTCTCCCTTTTTCACCTTAAGAGTGGATGCTGCTAATCACCCTGGGCTATCTCCAATTCAAAAGTGCACTGCTGCAATAAGGCAATTAGCAAATGGAAGCCCAGCAGACCAGCTTGATGAGTATATTAAGATTGGTGAAAGTACTGCAGTACAGTGTTTGAAGTTATTTGTGGAGGGAGTGATTGCAAAATTTGGGGGGGGGGAGTATTTGAGGCGACCAACAGTACAAGATGTTGAGCGCTTAATGGAGATTGGTGAGCGTCGTGGGTTCCCTGGCATGCTAGGGAGTGTTGACTGTATGCACTGGCACTGGGAAAAATGTCCTTATGCATGGAAGGGTATGTATACCCACGGTGATCACGGTGTTCCTACGATCATTCTAGAGGCAGTTGCTTCGCATGATCGTTGGATATGGCACGCCTTCTTTGGTGTTGCCGGATCGAACAACGATATCAACGTGCTTAACCAATCACATTTGTTTGTCGAGCAGCTGAGAGGAGAAGCTCCCCAGGTGCAGTACTCTATCAATGGTAGACAACATAATATTGGTTATTACTTAGCAGACGGCATATATCCAGAGTGGCCTGTTTTCGTGAAGTCTATACGTAAACCACAATCTGATAAACATAAACTTTTTGCTGAGAAGCAAGAAGGGGCAAGGAAGGATGTTGAATGCGCCTTTGGCATTTTGCAGTCTCGCTTTTGTATTTTGCATCGACTAGCCCGTCTATATGACCAAGGAGATCTGGAGAATATCATGCTTGCCTATATAATTCTCCACACCATGATAATTGAAGATGAGAAGGATATAGAGCAGGTTCCAATTGATTTGAATGAGGAAGCCAGCACATATACTGTTCAAGAAGCTACAATCTCTCATGGAGAAAACCCTATGATGGAAGATGTACTTAACAGAAATACTACCTTACATGATCGCCAAGCGTATAGACAACTGCAATCTGATTTGATTGATCATATTTGGCAAAAGTTTGGGAATACATATAGTCAAAATAATTAG
- the LOC136523984 gene encoding glutathione S-transferase T3-like, protein MNLLRPSSSSSRQGKTGEGRTGQGRGAPAAATRSESVVVAPVAPDDGSSSAAGNPSRVTAAASPPLPSLQAAGLPTWWTNSSPMGSNEGMYPPGGFTNFLQSNGSPENFHLVGNTTSRTTISPTAPSLKRTLESNAEDKETINIDADETNEDERTERRLNWTKPQDVRLAFAWLRNSKDPVDGTDRKADQYWTDVTEEYNKSTEVYRRRNRNQLKIRWDRVKKPVMDFHGCWNRTTKVYRSGVSDDQLMEIAEKMYAGEHNDKEFTLKHFWKVVRNERKWSAYVKKEQEKEKNKSAADSPSQVVNLEDNPKIRPIGHKKAKAELYGKKKTPKAFSAITDKLDKFIEVSTLARKDREKMAETQQIMAKSKVEAARLTDKAAEKQLKCKMLDTYRELLLAPTTNMNAHALAEREKALESMRLVLFGTDN, encoded by the exons ATGAATCTTCTCCGGCCTTCATCGTCAAGCTCCAGGCAAGGCAAGACAGGGGAAGGCAGGACAGGGCAGGGCAGGGGTGCTCCTGCCGCCGCTACCCGATCTGAATCGGTAGTCGTTGCTCCCGTCGCCCCTGATGATGGATCCAGTTCGGCCGCCGGTAATCCCTCTCGCGTGACTGCAGCAGCATCTCCACCACTTCCAAGCCTTCAAGCAGCCGGATTGCCAACGTGGTGGACAAATTCCTCTCCGATGGGCTCCAATGAAGG GATGTACCCACCAGGTGGGTTTACCAATTTTCTCCAGTCAAATGGTAGTCCAGAGAATTTCCATTTAGTTGGCAATACAACAAGTAGAACTACAATTTCTCCAACTGCTCCAAGTTTGAAAAGAACCCTAGAAAGCAATGCAGAAGACAAAGAAACAATCAATATTGATGCGGATGAAACCAACGAAGACGAGAGGACTGAGAGGCGATTGAATTGGACGAAACCTCAAGACGTTAGATTG GCTTTTGCTTGGCTGCGTAACTCAAAGGACCCAGTTGATGGAACCGATAGGAAGGCAGATCAATATTGGACGGATGTTACTGAAGAATACAATAAAAGCACAGAGGTTTACCGTAGGAGAAACCGGAATCAACTGAAGATCCGCTGGGATCGTGTTAAGAAACCAGTAATGGATTTCCATGGTTGCTGGAATAGAACCACCAAAGTCTACAGAAGTGGTGTGAGCGATGATCAACTGATGGAAATTGCTGAGAAGATGTATGCTGGTGAACATAATGACAAAGAATTTACACTGAAGCACTTTTGGAAGGTTGTGAGGAATGAAAGGAAGTGGTCTGCATATGTGAAAAAGGaacaggaaaaagaaaagaacaagAGTGCAGCTGATTCGCCGTCTCAAGtggtgaatttggaagataatcCTAAGATTCGTCCTATTGGACATAAGAAGGCTAAGGCTGAGCTCTATGGGAAAAAGAAGACACCTAAAGCTTTTTCTGCTATTACTGACAAGCTAGACAAGTTCATTGAAGTAAGCACATTGGCTAGAAAAGACCGTGAGAAGATGGCGGAGACGCAACAAATTATGGCAAAAAGTAAGGTAGAAGCTGCTAGGTTGACTGATAAGGCAGCAGAGAAGCAACTCAAGTGTAAAATGCTAGACACTTACAGAGAGCTTCTGTTAGCTCCAACAACTAATATGAATGCTCATGCTTTGGCTGAGAGGGAGAAAGCACTAGAGAGTATGAGGTTGGTCTTATTTGGTACAGATAATTAA
- the LOC136522854 gene encoding putative phospholipid-transporting ATPase 9 isoform X1, producing the protein MAPNMRLEKLKLSTLLTFMRCHRGSSDDHSRIGTVGFSRVVYVNEPDRLQEEGFGYPLNEVSTTKYTLATFLPKSLFEQFRRVANFYFLVSGILALTPLAPYTAVSALAPLCVVIVATVAKEGVEDWRRKQQDHELNNRIVKVHKGNGHFEETKWKNIRVGDVIKVEKDNFFPADMILLSSNYPDGICYVETMNLDGETNLKIKQALEVTLDLQEDIKFREVRQTIKCEDPNANLYSFVGSMEWRGQQYPLSPLQLLLRDSKLRNTDYIYGAVIFTGHDTKAMQNATDPPSKRSKIEKKMDQIICLLMSSLLMIALLGSVFFGIWTKEDLRDGELKRWYLRPDAATIFYDPKRAALASFFHLLTALMLYSYFIPISLYISIEMVKILQALFINQDIEMYHEESDKPTHARTSNLNEELGMVDTILSDKTGTLTCNMMEFIKCSIAGTAYGQGVTEVERAMAMRKGARLDDDIENGDHKDEKIDNSPHVKGFNFKDPRIMDGKWIHEPNRDMIRDFFRLLAICHTCIAEIDENEKVSYEAESPDEAAFVIAARELGFEFYKRSLATIIVHERDPSQNVVEKRKYELLNILEFSSSRRRMSVIVKEPEGRILLLSKGADSVMFKRLAPNGRKFEEETRRHINQYSDSGLRTLVLAYRVLDEKEYKEFNEKLNAAKASVSADRDEKIEQAADSIERDLILLGATAVEDKLQQGVPECIDKLAQAGIKIWVLTGDKMETAINIGFACSLLRQGMTQIIVTLEQPDIIALEKNGDKQTIAKASKQRVMGQIEDGIKQIPPSTQISTASFALIIDGKSLTYALEDDVKFKFLDLAIKCASVICCRSSPKQKALVTRLVKQVTHKVTLAIGDGANDVGMLQEADIGVGISGAEGMQAVMASDVAVAQFRFLERLLLVHGHWCYRRISVMICYFFYKNVTFGVTIFLYEAFASFSGKPAYNDWFLSLYNVFFTSLPVIALGVFDQDVSARLCIQYPQLYQEGVQNILFSWRRILGWMLNGVMNAVLIFFFCITAFEDQAFRQDGQVAGLDALGVVMYTCVVWVVNCQMALSVNYFTIIQHIFIWGSIAVWYLFLLVYGAINPRFSTTAYMVFIEQLAPALSFWLVTLFVVMATLVPYFSYAAIQIRFFPMFHNKIQWKRYLGKAEDPEVARQLSSRHRTSSQQRMVGISARRDGKAMQITRETELEVQA; encoded by the exons ATGGCGCCGAACATGAGGCTGGAGAAGCTCAAGCTCAGCACATTGTTGACTTTCATGCGTTGTCACAGGGGCTCTAGTGATGATCACTCAAGGATTGGGACAGTGGGGTTCTCCCGAGTCGTGTACGTCAACGAGCCTGATAGGCTTCAAGAGGAGGGATTCGGTTACCCGCTGAATGAAGTGTCGACGACAAAGTACACTCTGGCCACCTTCCTGCCCAAGTCCCTCTTCGAGCAGTTCAGGAGGGTGGCCAATTTCTACTTCCTTGTCTCTGGTATCCTCGCCTTGACTCCACTCGCACCTTACACAGCAGTGAGCGCGCTTGCGCCGCTCTGTGTCGTGATTGTAGCCACCGTGGCAAAAGAAGGGGTTGAGGACTGGCGGAGGAAACAGCAG GATCACGAGCTCAATAATCGGATAGTCAAAGTGCATAAGGGAAATGGCCATTTTGAAGAGACAAAATGGAAGAATATCAGAGTTGGAGATGTAATAAAGGTGGAGAAGGATAATTTCTTTCCTGCTGATATGATTCTGCTTTCATCTAACTATCCGGATGGAATCTGTTATGTAGAGACTATGAACCTCGATGGTGAGACAAATTTGAAAATTAAACAAGCTCTCGAGGTGACATTAGATTTACAGGAGGACATAAAGTTCAGGGAAGTCAGACAAACAATAAAATGTGAAGACCCAAATGCGAACCTCTACTCCTTTGTCGGTTCAATGGAATGGAGAGGCCAGCAGTATCCCCTGTCACCCCTACAGCTGCTTCTTCGGGACTCAAAACTACGGAACACAGACTACATATATGGGGCTGTCATCTTCACAGGTCATGATACAAAAGCGATGCAAAATGCAACTGATCCACCATCTAAAAGAAGTAAGATTGAGAAGAAAATGGATCAAATTATTTGCCTTCTGATGTCTTCTCTACTCATGATTGCATTACTTGGTTCTGTCTTCTTTGGGATCTGGACCAAAGAGGACCTAAGAGATGGTGAGCTCAAACGGTGGTATCTTCGGCCAGATGCTGCTACTATATTCTATGATCCAAAGAGAGCAGCTTTGGCATCTTTCTTTCATTTGTTGACGGCCTTGATGCTATACAGCTACTTCATTCCCATTTCGTTGTATATATCCATTGAGATGGTCAAGATCTTGCAAGCTCTATTCATCAACCAGGATATTGAAATGTATCATGAAGAATCAGATAAGCCAACTCATGCTCGTACTTCGAATCTAAATGAAGAACTAGGTATGGTTGATACAATTCTATCCGATAAGACTGGAACATTGACGTGCAACATGATGGAGTTCATCAAGTGTTCAATTGCTGGTACTGCCTATGGTCAGGGTGTCACTGAAGTTGAGAGAGCTATGGCTATGAGGAAAGGTGCCAGGTTagatgatgacattgaaaatGGAGACCACAAAGATGAAAAAATTGACAACAGTCCCCATGTTAAAGGTTTCAATTTCAAGGATCCACGAATAATGGATGGGAAGTGGATTCATGAGCCTAACAGAGATATGATAAGAGATTTTTTCCGTCTCCTAGCCATCTGCCACACATGCATTGCGGAAATAGACGAAAATGAGAAGGTTTCATATGAAGCTGAGTCCCCTGATGAAGCTGCATTTGTTATTGCAGCAAGAGAACTAGGGTTTGAGTTTTACAAGAGGTCACTGGCAACTATAATTGTTCATGAACGGGATCCAAGTCAAAATGTTGTTGAGAAAAG AAAGTATGAACTCCTAAATATATTGGAGTTCAGTAGCTCAAGGAGGCGGATGTCTGTGATAGTCAAGGAACCAGAGGGAAGGATATTACTTCTCAGCAAGGGCGCGGACAG TGTGATGTTCAAAAGACTTGCACCAAATGGAAGAAAATTTGAAGAAGAAACAAGAAGACACATAAATCAGTATTCTGACTCTGGTCTAAGAACCTTGGTTCTAGCATACCGTGTCTTAGATGAGAAAGAGTACAAGGAATTCAATGAAAAATTGAATGCTGCCAAAGCATCTGTAAGTGCTGATAGAGATGAAAAAATTGAGCAGGCTGCTGATAGCATTGAACGGGACTTGATTCTTCTTGGTGCTACCGCAGTTGAAGATAAGCTCCAGCAAGGG GTGCCTGAATGCATAGACAAGCTTGCACAAGCCGGAATTAAGATATGGGTCCTGACAGGCGACAAGATGGAGACGGCAATCAATATTGG GTTTGCATGTAGCCTGCTTAGACAAGGCATGACACAGATAATCGTCACACTGGAACAACCTGACATCATCGCGTTGGAGAAAAATGGTGACAAACAAACAATTGCTAAG GCATCAAAGCAAAGGGTTATGGGTCAGATAGAGGATGGAATCAAACAAATTCCACCTTCCACTCAAATTAGCACTGCATCATTCGCACTAATCATTGATGGTAAATCACTAACTTATGCTTTGGAAGATGATGTCAAGTTTAAGTTCTTGGATCTTGCTATCAAGTGTGCATCAGTGATATGTTGCCGATCTTCACCAAAACAGAAGGCACTG GTTACAAGACTTGTTAAACAAGTAACACATAAAGTGACTTTAGCAATAGGTGATGGGGCAAATGATGTTGGCATGCTTCAAGAAGCTGACATAGGGGTTGGCATCAGTGGTGCTGAAGGAATGCAG GCTGTCATGGCTAGTGATGTTGCTGTTGCCCAATTCCGCTTCTTGGAACGGCTACTTCTGGTGCATGGACATTGGTGTTACCGCCGTATTTCAGTGATG ATATGCTATTTCTTCTACAAGAATGTTACTTTTGGTGTCACTATCTTTCTGTACGAAGCATTTGCATCTTTCTCCGGGAAGCCAGCTTATAATGATTGGTTCTTGTCACTCTATAATGTTTTCTTCACCTCCCTTCCTGTCATTGCTTTGGGGGTATTTGACCAGGATGTGTCTGCCAGGCTGTGCATACAG TATCCACAACTATACCAAGAAGGAGTGCAGAATATACTATTCAGTTGGCGTCGGATACTTGGCTGGATGCTTAATGGTGTTATGAATGCTGTCTTAATCTTTTTCTTCTGCATCACTGCCTTTGAGGACCAGGCATTCCGTCAGGATGGTCAAGTTGCGGGCTTGGATGCTCTAGGTGTCGTCATGTACACTTGTGTTGTATGGGTTGTCAACTGTCAAATGGCGCTCTCTGTGAACTACTTCACCATAATCCAGCACATATTCATATGGGGCAGCATTGCAGTATGGTACCTCTTCCTCTTGGTTTATGGTGCCATAAACCCGAGGTTCTCAACTACAGCCTACATGGTCTTCATCGAACAGCTGGCCCCAGCCCTCTCATTTTGGTTGGTGACACTTTTTGTTGTGATGGCAACACTTGTCCCCTACTTCAGCTATGCCGCGATCCAGATCCGTTTTTTCCCAATGTTCCACAACAAGATTCAGTGGAAACGGTACTTGGGGAAGGCTGAAGATCCAGAAGTGGCAAGGCAGTTGTCATCACGACACCGGACCTCGTCGCAGCAGAGGATGGTTGGTATATCTGCTCGTCGCGATGGTAAGGCTATGCAAATAACAAGGGAGACAGAGCTAGAAGTTCAGGCGTAG
- the LOC136522854 gene encoding putative phospholipid-transporting ATPase 9 isoform X2 has product MEEYQSWRCNKETMNLDGETNLKIKQALEVTLDLQEDIKFREVRQTIKCEDPNANLYSFVGSMEWRGQQYPLSPLQLLLRDSKLRNTDYIYGAVIFTGHDTKAMQNATDPPSKRSKIEKKMDQIICLLMSSLLMIALLGSVFFGIWTKEDLRDGELKRWYLRPDAATIFYDPKRAALASFFHLLTALMLYSYFIPISLYISIEMVKILQALFINQDIEMYHEESDKPTHARTSNLNEELGMVDTILSDKTGTLTCNMMEFIKCSIAGTAYGQGVTEVERAMAMRKGARLDDDIENGDHKDEKIDNSPHVKGFNFKDPRIMDGKWIHEPNRDMIRDFFRLLAICHTCIAEIDENEKVSYEAESPDEAAFVIAARELGFEFYKRSLATIIVHERDPSQNVVEKRKYELLNILEFSSSRRRMSVIVKEPEGRILLLSKGADSVMFKRLAPNGRKFEEETRRHINQYSDSGLRTLVLAYRVLDEKEYKEFNEKLNAAKASVSADRDEKIEQAADSIERDLILLGATAVEDKLQQGVPECIDKLAQAGIKIWVLTGDKMETAINIGFACSLLRQGMTQIIVTLEQPDIIALEKNGDKQTIAKASKQRVMGQIEDGIKQIPPSTQISTASFALIIDGKSLTYALEDDVKFKFLDLAIKCASVICCRSSPKQKALVTRLVKQVTHKVTLAIGDGANDVGMLQEADIGVGISGAEGMQAVMASDVAVAQFRFLERLLLVHGHWCYRRISVMICYFFYKNVTFGVTIFLYEAFASFSGKPAYNDWFLSLYNVFFTSLPVIALGVFDQDVSARLCIQYPQLYQEGVQNILFSWRRILGWMLNGVMNAVLIFFFCITAFEDQAFRQDGQVAGLDALGVVMYTCVVWVVNCQMALSVNYFTIIQHIFIWGSIAVWYLFLLVYGAINPRFSTTAYMVFIEQLAPALSFWLVTLFVVMATLVPYFSYAAIQIRFFPMFHNKIQWKRYLGKAEDPEVARQLSSRHRTSSQQRMVGISARRDGKAMQITRETELEVQA; this is encoded by the exons ATGGAAGAATATCAGAGTTGGAGATGTAATAAAG AGACTATGAACCTCGATGGTGAGACAAATTTGAAAATTAAACAAGCTCTCGAGGTGACATTAGATTTACAGGAGGACATAAAGTTCAGGGAAGTCAGACAAACAATAAAATGTGAAGACCCAAATGCGAACCTCTACTCCTTTGTCGGTTCAATGGAATGGAGAGGCCAGCAGTATCCCCTGTCACCCCTACAGCTGCTTCTTCGGGACTCAAAACTACGGAACACAGACTACATATATGGGGCTGTCATCTTCACAGGTCATGATACAAAAGCGATGCAAAATGCAACTGATCCACCATCTAAAAGAAGTAAGATTGAGAAGAAAATGGATCAAATTATTTGCCTTCTGATGTCTTCTCTACTCATGATTGCATTACTTGGTTCTGTCTTCTTTGGGATCTGGACCAAAGAGGACCTAAGAGATGGTGAGCTCAAACGGTGGTATCTTCGGCCAGATGCTGCTACTATATTCTATGATCCAAAGAGAGCAGCTTTGGCATCTTTCTTTCATTTGTTGACGGCCTTGATGCTATACAGCTACTTCATTCCCATTTCGTTGTATATATCCATTGAGATGGTCAAGATCTTGCAAGCTCTATTCATCAACCAGGATATTGAAATGTATCATGAAGAATCAGATAAGCCAACTCATGCTCGTACTTCGAATCTAAATGAAGAACTAGGTATGGTTGATACAATTCTATCCGATAAGACTGGAACATTGACGTGCAACATGATGGAGTTCATCAAGTGTTCAATTGCTGGTACTGCCTATGGTCAGGGTGTCACTGAAGTTGAGAGAGCTATGGCTATGAGGAAAGGTGCCAGGTTagatgatgacattgaaaatGGAGACCACAAAGATGAAAAAATTGACAACAGTCCCCATGTTAAAGGTTTCAATTTCAAGGATCCACGAATAATGGATGGGAAGTGGATTCATGAGCCTAACAGAGATATGATAAGAGATTTTTTCCGTCTCCTAGCCATCTGCCACACATGCATTGCGGAAATAGACGAAAATGAGAAGGTTTCATATGAAGCTGAGTCCCCTGATGAAGCTGCATTTGTTATTGCAGCAAGAGAACTAGGGTTTGAGTTTTACAAGAGGTCACTGGCAACTATAATTGTTCATGAACGGGATCCAAGTCAAAATGTTGTTGAGAAAAG AAAGTATGAACTCCTAAATATATTGGAGTTCAGTAGCTCAAGGAGGCGGATGTCTGTGATAGTCAAGGAACCAGAGGGAAGGATATTACTTCTCAGCAAGGGCGCGGACAG TGTGATGTTCAAAAGACTTGCACCAAATGGAAGAAAATTTGAAGAAGAAACAAGAAGACACATAAATCAGTATTCTGACTCTGGTCTAAGAACCTTGGTTCTAGCATACCGTGTCTTAGATGAGAAAGAGTACAAGGAATTCAATGAAAAATTGAATGCTGCCAAAGCATCTGTAAGTGCTGATAGAGATGAAAAAATTGAGCAGGCTGCTGATAGCATTGAACGGGACTTGATTCTTCTTGGTGCTACCGCAGTTGAAGATAAGCTCCAGCAAGGG GTGCCTGAATGCATAGACAAGCTTGCACAAGCCGGAATTAAGATATGGGTCCTGACAGGCGACAAGATGGAGACGGCAATCAATATTGG GTTTGCATGTAGCCTGCTTAGACAAGGCATGACACAGATAATCGTCACACTGGAACAACCTGACATCATCGCGTTGGAGAAAAATGGTGACAAACAAACAATTGCTAAG GCATCAAAGCAAAGGGTTATGGGTCAGATAGAGGATGGAATCAAACAAATTCCACCTTCCACTCAAATTAGCACTGCATCATTCGCACTAATCATTGATGGTAAATCACTAACTTATGCTTTGGAAGATGATGTCAAGTTTAAGTTCTTGGATCTTGCTATCAAGTGTGCATCAGTGATATGTTGCCGATCTTCACCAAAACAGAAGGCACTG GTTACAAGACTTGTTAAACAAGTAACACATAAAGTGACTTTAGCAATAGGTGATGGGGCAAATGATGTTGGCATGCTTCAAGAAGCTGACATAGGGGTTGGCATCAGTGGTGCTGAAGGAATGCAG GCTGTCATGGCTAGTGATGTTGCTGTTGCCCAATTCCGCTTCTTGGAACGGCTACTTCTGGTGCATGGACATTGGTGTTACCGCCGTATTTCAGTGATG ATATGCTATTTCTTCTACAAGAATGTTACTTTTGGTGTCACTATCTTTCTGTACGAAGCATTTGCATCTTTCTCCGGGAAGCCAGCTTATAATGATTGGTTCTTGTCACTCTATAATGTTTTCTTCACCTCCCTTCCTGTCATTGCTTTGGGGGTATTTGACCAGGATGTGTCTGCCAGGCTGTGCATACAG TATCCACAACTATACCAAGAAGGAGTGCAGAATATACTATTCAGTTGGCGTCGGATACTTGGCTGGATGCTTAATGGTGTTATGAATGCTGTCTTAATCTTTTTCTTCTGCATCACTGCCTTTGAGGACCAGGCATTCCGTCAGGATGGTCAAGTTGCGGGCTTGGATGCTCTAGGTGTCGTCATGTACACTTGTGTTGTATGGGTTGTCAACTGTCAAATGGCGCTCTCTGTGAACTACTTCACCATAATCCAGCACATATTCATATGGGGCAGCATTGCAGTATGGTACCTCTTCCTCTTGGTTTATGGTGCCATAAACCCGAGGTTCTCAACTACAGCCTACATGGTCTTCATCGAACAGCTGGCCCCAGCCCTCTCATTTTGGTTGGTGACACTTTTTGTTGTGATGGCAACACTTGTCCCCTACTTCAGCTATGCCGCGATCCAGATCCGTTTTTTCCCAATGTTCCACAACAAGATTCAGTGGAAACGGTACTTGGGGAAGGCTGAAGATCCAGAAGTGGCAAGGCAGTTGTCATCACGACACCGGACCTCGTCGCAGCAGAGGATGGTTGGTATATCTGCTCGTCGCGATGGTAAGGCTATGCAAATAACAAGGGAGACAGAGCTAGAAGTTCAGGCGTAG